The following proteins are co-located in the Apium graveolens cultivar Ventura chromosome 5, ASM990537v1, whole genome shotgun sequence genome:
- the LOC141724044 gene encoding jasmonoyl--L-amino acid synthetase JAR4-like produces the protein MLEKMEAIFDPEKVIEEFEAMTKDAGRVQKETLRKILELNGKTEYLQKWGLDGKTDPVSFARCVPLVSHDDLEPYIRRIVEGDVSPILTRNPIKTISLSSGTTQGKPKFIPFNDELVESTMQIFTTSYAFRSRLFPLQNGKALQFIYGSKQFQTQGGLAAGTATTNVFRSPQFHKTMKAIHAQCCSPDEVIFGPDFHQSLYCHLLCGLINRFDVQLVSSTFAHSIVHAFKTFEQVWEEICADIRDGVLTSRVTDPTIRTAISKLLKPNPELASLIHDTCSGLSNWYGLIPALFPNAKYIYGIMTGSMELYVNKLRHYAAELPLLSADYGSSEGWIGANVNPDLPPESATFAVLPNIGYFEFIPLKDVSDFLSSEPKPVGMTEVNVGEEYEIIVTNFAGMYRYRLGDVVKVMGFHNATPELQFVCRRNLLLNINIDKNTEKDLQLSVQAAAKLLAAEKLEVVDFTSHVDLSTEPGHYVIFWEISGEASAEVMKECCNCLDKSFVDAGYMGSRKVKTIGPLELRVLRRGTFHEILDHFIQMGGALSQFKTPRCVSSKNNKVVQILCNNIVKSYFSTAYD, from the exons ATGTTGGAAAAGATGGAAGCAATATTTGACCCCGAGAAAGTTATTGAAGAATTTGAGGCTATGACGAAGGATGCAGGGAGAGTTCAAAAGGAGACCCTGAGGAAAATATTGGAGCTAAATGGCAAGACAGAGTATTTGCAGAAATGGGGTCTTGATGGAAAAACTGATCCAGTTAGTTTTGCACGGTGTGTTCCTCTTGTCTCCCACGATGACTTGGAGCCTTACATTAGGAGGATTGTAGAAGGTGATGTTTCCCCAATTCTCACCAGAAACCCCATCAAGACGATCTCATTAAG TTCTGGTACTACTCAAGGCAAGCCTAAGTTCATACCTTTCAATGATGAATTAGTTGAATCGACCATGCAAATATTTACAACATCTTATGCATTTAGAAGCAG GCTATTTCCTCTTCAAAATGGAAAAGCCTTGCAGTTCATTTATGGTAGCAAGCAATTCCAAACACAGGGGGGACTGGCAGCCGGCACTGCTACGACTAATGTTTTCCGTAGTCCACAGTTTCATAAAACAATGAAGGCAATACATGCCCAATGTTGTAGCCCAGATGAAGTAATATTTGGTCCCGACTTCCATCAATCCTTGTACTGCCATCTCCTATGTGGACTTATTAACCGCTTTGATGTTCAACTTGTGTCCTCTACATTTGCTCACAGCATTGTGCATGCCTTCAAAACTTTTGAACAGGTATGGGAAGAGATCTGTGCTGACATTCGAGATGGAGTCCTCACAAGTCGAGTTACTGATCCAACCATTAGAACAGCTATTTCAAAACTACTTAAGCCAAATCCTGAATTGGCCAGTTTGATTCATGATACATGTTCAGGGTTGAGCAATTGGTATGGTTTAATACCAGCACTTTTTCCTAATGCAAAGTACATATATGGTATAATGACAGGGTCGATGGAACTTTATGTAAATAAATTGAGGCACTATGCAGCAGAGTTACCACTGTTAAGTGCTGACTATGGCTCTTCTGAGGGGTGGATCGGGGCAAACGTCAACCCGGATCTGCCTCCAGAATCTGCGACATTTGCAGTGCTCCCTAATATTGGGTATTTTGAATTTATTCCCTTGAAAGATGTATCTGACTTCCTCTCGTCAGAGCCCAAGCCAGTCGGTATGACTGAAGTCAATGTTGGTGAAGAGTATGAGATCATCGTCACCAATTTTGCAG GTATGTATAGGTATAGATTAGGGGACGTGGTTAAGGTGATGGGATTTCACAACGCCACCCCGGAACTTCAATTTGTTTGCAGGAGAAACCTTCTGCTCAATATCAACATCGATAAGAACACGGAGAAAGATTTACAACTATCGGTTCAAGCTGCAGCAAAGCTGCTAGCTGCAGAAAAACTAGAAGTTGTGGATTTTACTAGTCATGTTGATTTATCAACAGAACCTGGTCATTATGTCATCTTCTGGGAAATAAGTGGGGAAGCAAGCGCTGAGGTCATGAAAGAATGCTGCAATTGTTTGGACAAATCATTTGTTGATGCTGGCTACATGGGATCTCGCAAAGTTAAGACCATCGGACCACTCGAGCTCCGAGTTCTGAGGAGGGGAACTTTTCATGAAATTCTTGACCATTTTATACAAATGGGAGGTGCTCTTAGCCAATTCAAAACTCCAAGATGTGTCAGTTCCAAAAACAATAAAGTGGTGCAGATACTATGTAACAATATTGTGAAGAGCTACTTCAGTACTGCCTATGATTGA